The sequence AATAAATTTTTGTACGTTTTTAACTATCTCCAAATATGAATCAATGTCTATCTTTCCATCTAATTCATCAATTTCGCTCCATAGAATATCCAGATTATATAAGTGATTTATCACAATATATATATTAACCGCTTCATTCATGCTAATTCCTGCATTCTCAACTAGATTATTGATGAATACACACCCCATCCTATTTACAATATCATTTGCAATACAAGTAGAAATAATTTCTCTACTAAGCTGATGCCTTAATATGTAGTCTTTAAATTGACTAATCATTTTTTGAGGAAAATAACTTAATAAATACACCTCAGATGAAAAGTCTTTTTCTGGTATATCAGAATTTATAATCTCATTTTTTATGCTTGTTCTAGCATAAGACATCAAAACAGAAAGTTGAGGAGAATTTAAACCTATTGGCTCGGCTAACATTTTTGCTATTTCTTCATCATTTGGAAGAAACTCTATACCACGATTTAGAAGTCCAGGTTTTTCAAGATTAAGAATTAATCTGTGATGCTGTTCCAACCTTTCTTTAGCTTGCAAACACTCAAGAAGCAATGCTTTTGTTTCAATCCTATTATGATTCTCAAGCACATTGGATGCAACTTCGTCGACCATACTGGCCAGTATTTCATTCCTTTTTTCTAAAGAAAGACTATTTTCCTTCATAGCAGAAACAAATGCTATCTTAATATTCACTTCTAAATCGGAACATATAACCCCAGCTGAATTATCAACAAAATCTGCATTAATATACCCTCCTCTTTCAGCGTATTCTATCCTTCCAAGTTGAGTACAACCAAGATTCCCTCCCTCTATAAACATAGATGCCCTAATATCTTTACCATCCACCCTTAATTCATCGTTTGCTTTGTCGCCAACCATGCTATGACTTTCACTATTTGCTTTAACAAATGTTCCAATTCCTCCATTCCATATAAAGTCTACTTCTGCTTTTAATAAATATTTTATCAAACTACTTGGAGGTAATGTTTCTTCTTTTATACCAAAAGACTTTTTCATTTCTTGGGAAATGCTTATGGATTTGCTACTACGCTCAAATACTCCGCCACCCTTAGAGATCAGATCTTTGTTGTAGTCCACCCAAGTTGAAAATGGTAACTCAAAAAGACGCTGACGCTCCACAAAGCTTTTTTCTACATTGGGATTTGGATCAACAAAAATATGCATATGATTGAATGCACCGATTAAATGTATGTTTTTTGAGAGCAACATACCATTTCCGAACAAGTCGCCAGCCATATCTCCGATTCCAACAACAGTTACATCTTGGTAAATATCTTTGTTCATTTTCCAAAAATGTCTTTGTGCTGCAATCCAAGCACCTCTAGCTGTGATACCCATTTTCTTATGGTCATATCCAGCTGATCCACCTGATGCAAATGCGTCATCAAGCCAAAAGTTATATTCAGCGGCTATTTGGTTAGCATAATCAGAAAACGATGCAGTTCCTTTATCTGCAGCAACTACCAAATATGGATCATCTTCGTCATACCTAATGACATTCTCTGGCGGAATTACTTTACCATCAACTACATTATCAGTAATATCTAGCATGCCTCTGATAAAATCCTTATAGCATTCAACACCTTTCTCTCTTAAAGTATTTTTATCTTTATAAACTTGCTTTATTATAAACCCACCTTTTGCGCCAACAGGAACAATAACCGCATTTTTTGTCATCTGAGCTTTCATGAGTCCCAAAACTTCTGTGCGAAAATCTTCTGTTCTATCTGACCACCTTAATCCACCGCGTGCCAATTTCCCACCTCTTAAATGTATTCCCTCAAAGAGGTTTGAATATACATATAGCTCACGGTATGGACGAGGTTCTGGCAAATCATTAATTTTACTTGAGTCAAATTTTATAGAGAGATAATGCTTATCATCTTGATAATAACTGGTCCTCAAAATAGCCATTATTAAATTGAACATTGAGCGAAAAACATAATCATGCGACACATTGCTAATCTCTTTGAGAAGTTCCTCAATTTTTTCTTTAAAAATCTCTGTAGTCTCTGCTCTATCAACATCTATACTTGGATTAAATCTTGAACGAAATAGCTGTATAAGATACTTCACTATTTTAGGATATTCCGAAACTACCTTCTGAATGTATTCTTGATTATAGCTAAATGATGTCTGTTTTAAATAAGCACTGAGTGTTCTAACTAGAAGAACTTCTTTCCATTTGAGCCCAGCTAAAATAATCAGACTGTTAAAATAGTCATTTCTAATTTCTTTTCTAAATACTTTAGTAAGTGTTATTTCAAATTGCTCTTTTAGAGTAATGTTATTTGCTAGCTCATCAACCCTTGATAATACGAAGTGATGTATCCAAATTCCACCGTTAATTTCTATGTAGTAGCCATTATGGGATAGAATTTTAGCGCCTAAATTCTTAGTAATTCTTAATATCTTTGATAACCCAAGTCCGCCATGATTTGAGGTATATACTTTTAGCTGATAATGAAGATTGTCCTTAGTAAGCCTTAAATCCACCTCGCTAGTACCGTTTTTCCTCACTATTTCCAACTTTTTCATGTCGTAATACGCTTCCTGAGGTTCAAAGTTTGCCTGATAACTGACTGGAAATGCATTGCAATAGCGGATGAATATATCCTCAACGGTACTAAAAGTATGATATAAATTATCTATAAAACGATCTTCCCACTTTTCTGTGATATTTCTCAGCTTATTCTCTATACGTAAAACTTCGCCATCCAGAATTTCTGAACTGCTAGTTTTGAGTACAATATGCAGCTTCATTAAATCATATTCATTGATAATATGATGATTATAAATCTCTGAGCTTTCAGCATTTATTTCATCCTTTAATATGTCTCGTATTTCAAACATTAACCTAGCACTAGCATAACGCATTGGAATTAACACTATACAGCTAATAAATGCTCCTACACTTCTTAAAAACAACTTGACCCTTGGCTTAATTGCAAGGGACATGATTGAGATACAAATCTTAAATAACTCATCCTCATTAGATTGGAACAGTTCATCACAAGAGAACACTTGTAAAATAGAAATCAAAGCTTTATTGTTGTGGCCGCCTATTACAAACCCAGCCCTTTTTTCTATTGTTTTAATTTTGTCTTTAATTATTGGAATGGTTCTGATATCTTGAACTTCAGCTACAGAAGTAAATAAACCAAAAAAACGTTTTTCCTTTATTAACTTTCCTTGATTATCAAATTCTTTTATCCCTATACAATTCATATATGTACGTCGATGGACTATCGAGATTAGATCTGATCTAAATATATACAAAGAACCCAAATCCTCAGATGAAATCGATGCATTTTGATACTCTTCACTTGCTCTCATCAAACCAAGATTCTCTTTGCTACTTGGAACTATCTTCCCATCTTTATCTGCAACACATTCTTGATAACCTAAAAATACAAAATTATTATTTTGCAGCCAACTTAGAAAGTCTTTTTGCTCCTGATTTTGCTCTGGCGTCATTCCAGTTGGGATGGCAGAAAGACTTGCCTCATCAAGCTTTTGCAGCATTAAGTGCCAATCTTTAACAGAGCAATTTACTGCCCTCAGGGTTTTTTGTAGAGATTCTTTTAGCGTATCAACAAAACTGTCACTTATGCCCTTAATTATTACATATATAACTGACTCTTTTATACCGCCATTTTCTTTGAGTGGGCAAATGTCATCAATTAATCCACCTTTTCTTTTAACATTGATTATGCTGTTACTATAATAGCATATTGTTAAATTGTGTGATTTAATACTAGCAATCACAGAGTCAACCAAGAATGGCATATCATCATTTACTACCTTAATCGTAGTAAAATTTCCATCTATCCCCGGTAAATCATTAATATTACATACCGTTAATTTGCTTTCATCTTTTTCTTTTTGAGAAATGAAATCATAGGAATCTTTAGCAATATATAGAAGAAATTTATCATTGATTTTTAGGTCACTATTATAAACAAAATTATAGAAATACTTAATAAACTCCTTAAGCTTTTCATTTCCTTGCTTGTCAACTAGCTTAAATAAAGACTCAGTAACTCTAGTGCTAATATTATAATCTACACACATTTTTCAAAATAAAGATACACAATAAACTTAAACCTTTTTAACTAAGATTTCATTATTAAGAGTGTATACTATTAGATTATCATTTTCTACTACTTCTCATGCTAAAATTTTGTAGATGTTATCTTAGTGACAGAAGGCACAAAGGCCCGTGTTATGGCCTTGTGAATTGATTTAGTTAAAGAGCTTGAGCAGCTGCTTGAGGTTGCTTGATGCTTGGTGTATCAAGGGTTTTGCTTACAGCGCTATTTTCTAGTAGATCTTTCTGTATGTATAAAGCAATCGGCTTAGCGATAAGTGCAACTGACGCAATCACAGCTGCAGAAATTGTTAATGCTAAACTTAATTCTGCCACAATACAATAAACTAATATAATAGATGCAATTCCTGCGATCGGAAGCGACGCCTTATTTACAAATTTTGTTAACTGTACTTTGCTTGCAAATTTTGCTGGTTTCTTTCCTTCAACCTCTTTATCAATATCCATTTTCCGAACTACATCCATTTCACCAGTGTTTTTATCATCTTTCACTGCAGGTGTTATAGGTTTTTTATCAACTATTTTGGGTTGTTTATTACTTGTAGGTTGTAAATTGACATGTTGATCAGAAATCTCTGGATTTTCTATAATATCTTTTGCAGGTATTATAGGTTTTTCATCAACTATTTTGGGTTGTTTACTACTTGTAAGTCGTAATTTGACATGTTGATCAGAAGCCTCTAGCTTTCCTACGTGATTTACTATGTGGTTTATTATCAGCCTAACAATTGCTGCACTTTTCTTATCAGCAAGAGCTAGTGGTGCATAGCCATAGTGATCTTTAATATCAACTTTAGCTCCATAATCAATAAGAAGTTTTACTGCATCTAAATTCCCTTTTTCAACAGCTATATGTAGTGGTGTATAGCCATACGCAGCATCAGTACCTTTTCGACCCAAAACATTTCCTTTTACTTGTGCATTCACATCAGCTCCGTATTCAATAAGAAGTTTGGCCATTGTTAAATCTCCTAATGCAATAGCACAATGTAATGGAGTACACCCGTCATTTCCAGTCACACATCCGTCACCATAACTGTCCATGACTTTTACATTTACCTTTGCTTTATATCTAAGAAGAAGCCTTGCCATTTCGAGATCTTGTGCTTCAACAGCAAGATATAATGCAGTGCGTTTGCCGCCATGCGTAAAGAGCATTTCTGCATCCGTAACCGCTCCATTTTTCAGTAGAACCTCTACGATCTTTTTATCTTTTTGCATAACAGCAAAATGTAGTGGAGTAACATTATGAAAGTGAGGAGGAATTCCTACATCTATACTTGCATATAACTTTGGTTCTATTGTAGCATTAGGATCAGCACGACCTCGAATCAATTTGCTAGCTAGACTTGAATTTCTTGTCTTAATAGCATGAAAAAGCTGCTCATTTAGTTTTATTTCAGTCATAATTA is a genomic window of Wolbachia endosymbiont of Folsomia candida containing:
- a CDS encoding NAD-glutamate dehydrogenase, with product MCVDYNISTRVTESLFKLVDKQGNEKLKEFIKYFYNFVYNSDLKINDKFLLYIAKDSYDFISQKEKDESKLTVCNINDLPGIDGNFTTIKVVNDDMPFLVDSVIASIKSHNLTICYYSNSIINVKRKGGLIDDICPLKENGGIKESVIYVIIKGISDSFVDTLKESLQKTLRAVNCSVKDWHLMLQKLDEASLSAIPTGMTPEQNQEQKDFLSWLQNNNFVFLGYQECVADKDGKIVPSSKENLGLMRASEEYQNASISSEDLGSLYIFRSDLISIVHRRTYMNCIGIKEFDNQGKLIKEKRFFGLFTSVAEVQDIRTIPIIKDKIKTIEKRAGFVIGGHNNKALISILQVFSCDELFQSNEDELFKICISIMSLAIKPRVKLFLRSVGAFISCIVLIPMRYASARLMFEIRDILKDEINAESSEIYNHHIINEYDLMKLHIVLKTSSSEILDGEVLRIENKLRNITEKWEDRFIDNLYHTFSTVEDIFIRYCNAFPVSYQANFEPQEAYYDMKKLEIVRKNGTSEVDLRLTKDNLHYQLKVYTSNHGGLGLSKILRITKNLGAKILSHNGYYIEINGGIWIHHFVLSRVDELANNITLKEQFEITLTKVFRKEIRNDYFNSLIILAGLKWKEVLLVRTLSAYLKQTSFSYNQEYIQKVVSEYPKIVKYLIQLFRSRFNPSIDVDRAETTEIFKEKIEELLKEISNVSHDYVFRSMFNLIMAILRTSYYQDDKHYLSIKFDSSKINDLPEPRPYRELYVYSNLFEGIHLRGGKLARGGLRWSDRTEDFRTEVLGLMKAQMTKNAVIVPVGAKGGFIIKQVYKDKNTLREKGVECYKDFIRGMLDITDNVVDGKVIPPENVIRYDEDDPYLVVAADKGTASFSDYANQIAAEYNFWLDDAFASGGSAGYDHKKMGITARGAWIAAQRHFWKMNKDIYQDVTVVGIGDMAGDLFGNGMLLSKNIHLIGAFNHMHIFVDPNPNVEKSFVERQRLFELPFSTWVDYNKDLISKGGGVFERSSKSISISQEMKKSFGIKEETLPPSSLIKYLLKAEVDFIWNGGIGTFVKANSESHSMVGDKANDELRVDGKDIRASMFIEGGNLGCTQLGRIEYAERGGYINADFVDNSAGVICSDLEVNIKIAFVSAMKENSLSLEKRNEILASMVDEVASNVLENHNRIETKALLLECLQAKERLEQHHRLILNLEKPGLLNRGIEFLPNDEEIAKMLAEPIGLNSPQLSVLMSYARTSIKNEIINSDIPEKDFSSEVYLLSYFPQKMISQFKDYILRHQLSREIISTCIANDIVNRMGCVFINNLVENAGISMNEAVNIYIVINHLYNLDILWSEIDELDGKIDIDSYLEIVKNVQKFIGRVSFWLARNFDKFGFIELSDVIKFHDVIETLGKNLTGILDERLLQTYNCKLESLLKLKINETLASKVANLCVLTYALDVISISEQTSTPILDVSKIYFELKSLLKFDLIREIAIKMKGISSYWNRSLINDSLDDLSNYHHKLTVKVIKSTDNTEDNIKVWAYNDKDYIERYSSFLDEMVASKLDLSKLIFIIRRIKALAS
- a CDS encoding ankyrin repeat domain-containing protein, which translates into the protein MTEIKLNEQLFHAIKTRNSSLASKLIRGRADPNATIEPKLYASIDVGIPPHFHNVTPLHFAVMQKDKKIVEVLLKNGAVTDAEMLFTHGGKRTALYLAVEAQDLEMARLLLRYKAKVNVKVMDSYGDGCVTGNDGCTPLHCAIALGDLTMAKLLIEYGADVNAQVKGNVLGRKGTDAAYGYTPLHIAVEKGNLDAVKLLIDYGAKVDIKDHYGYAPLALADKKSAAIVRLIINHIVNHVGKLEASDQHVKLRLTSSKQPKIVDEKPIIPAKDIIENPEISDQHVNLQPTSNKQPKIVDKKPITPAVKDDKNTGEMDVVRKMDIDKEVEGKKPAKFASKVQLTKFVNKASLPIAGIASIILVYCIVAELSLALTISAAVIASVALIAKPIALYIQKDLLENSAVSKTLDTPSIKQPQAAAQAL